A window of the Anaerolineae bacterium genome harbors these coding sequences:
- a CDS encoding cytochrome P450, producing MTLSAPPRMAALPIIGNAIDFARDSTALLRRGYEQYGNVFAIQLGSKPAAVLIGPELHAQFFELTDKNLSMREAYQFLVPMFGEVLFAAPTQEDYLEQRRVMSPILSGRKMAGYIRQMDREITAWIAAQGASGTFDLNEFAQHITMYTAARCFMGDEFRERMGDEFARLYREIARGIDFLLPPHLPLPKFIARDRAKARLRVLVDDLIAHRRGRSADYDDFIQELVDARLDNGQPMPPEMVTNAIIGFVFAGYETTSAHLTWALIRLLQHPTFTAKVIAQVDEVLDDVETFSTAELRALETLQWTLMEIERLDPAAGMLLRYVREGFDAGGYHIPAGWLAMVSPAVAHRLPELFTNPDSFDPERFSPERAEHKQHPFALIGFGGGLHKCWGMSFATNEMVVILARLFQAFELSLGEQEIVIDRGQQIRRPRSPFPIHYCRR from the coding sequence ATGACTCTGTCAGCTCCTCCCCGCATGGCCGCCCTGCCGATTATCGGCAATGCCATCGACTTCGCCCGCGATTCCACCGCGCTGCTACGGCGCGGCTATGAGCAGTACGGCAATGTGTTCGCCATCCAGCTGGGCAGCAAGCCCGCCGCCGTGCTGATCGGCCCGGAGCTTCATGCGCAGTTCTTTGAGCTGACGGATAAAAACCTTTCCATGCGGGAGGCCTACCAGTTTCTGGTGCCGATGTTCGGCGAAGTGCTGTTCGCCGCCCCGACGCAGGAAGACTATCTGGAGCAGCGGCGGGTGATGTCGCCCATTCTCAGTGGGCGCAAGATGGCCGGTTACATCCGCCAGATGGACCGCGAGATCACCGCCTGGATCGCCGCGCAGGGCGCCAGCGGGACGTTCGACCTCAACGAGTTTGCCCAGCATATCACCATGTACACTGCGGCACGCTGCTTCATGGGTGACGAATTCCGCGAGCGCATGGGGGATGAGTTCGCCCGGCTGTACCGCGAGATCGCCCGCGGCATCGATTTTCTGCTGCCGCCGCACCTGCCGCTGCCCAAGTTCATCGCCCGCGACCGGGCCAAAGCCCGTCTGCGCGTTCTGGTGGACGACCTGATTGCCCACCGTCGGGGACGCAGCGCGGATTACGACGATTTCATCCAGGAGCTGGTCGACGCCCGCCTGGACAACGGCCAACCTATGCCGCCGGAGATGGTCACCAACGCCATCATCGGCTTCGTGTTTGCCGGGTATGAGACGACCTCGGCTCATCTGACCTGGGCGTTGATCCGCCTGCTGCAACACCCGACCTTTACGGCAAAAGTGATCGCTCAGGTGGACGAGGTGCTGGACGACGTGGAGACGTTTTCCACGGCGGAATTGCGCGCCCTGGAAACCCTGCAATGGACGCTGATGGAGATCGAGCGGCTGGACCCGGCAGCGGGGATGTTGCTGCGCTATGTGCGCGAAGGCTTCGATGCCGGTGGTTACCACATTCCCGCGGGCTGGCTGGCTATGGTTAGCCCGGCGGTGGCTCACCGCCTGCCGGAGCTATTCACCAACCCGGACAGCTTCGATCCGGAGCGTTTCAGCCCGGAGCGCGCCGAGCACAAACAGCATCCCTTTGCTCTGATCGGTTTCGGCGGCGGGCTGCACAAGTGCTGGGGGATGAGCTTCGCCACTAACGAGATGGTTGTCATCCTGGCGCGGTTGTTCCAGGCGTTCGAGCTATCCCTGGGGGAACAGGAGATCGTTATCGATCGCGGCCAGCAGATCCGGCGGCCCCGGTCGCCCTTCCCGATCCACTACTGCCGCCGTTGA
- a CDS encoding MFS transporter gives MATSVAVTRAPYIRDRYTWLAYGMLAYFAYLQAALGPVMPFLRAELGLNFTLAGLHISAMATGMIFAGLTGAALAARLGRPAVFWGGGGGMAAGALLLIVGASPTVTIGGALVMGVFGTYLLNMIPATLADLHGANRATAVTEANVAASVASTLPPIIIGLLAGTVITWRGAFWLGVVAWATALLLARRIALPAPVLTTGQAGRGPLPRRFWLVWVMIVLLVAAEWSVVAWSADFMAGPVGLDRALASGLMTAFFGAMVVGRFVGSRLTRRMDTATLLPMALALGISGFLLFWLARTPALNVVGLFAAGLGVANLFPLSLAWATTIAGDQTDRASALISLAAGLAILIAPQTLGAAADAIGLARAMGLVAILQLAAGGVMIAARRER, from the coding sequence ATGGCCACTTCTGTTGCAGTGACCCGCGCCCCTTACATCCGCGACCGCTACACCTGGCTGGCCTATGGCATGCTGGCTTACTTTGCCTACCTTCAGGCCGCGCTGGGGCCGGTGATGCCTTTTCTGCGGGCCGAATTGGGCCTGAACTTCACCCTGGCCGGGCTGCACATCAGCGCGATGGCAACCGGCATGATCTTCGCCGGGCTAACCGGCGCGGCGCTGGCCGCCCGGCTGGGTCGTCCGGCGGTGTTCTGGGGCGGCGGGGGCGGGATGGCTGCCGGGGCGCTGCTGTTGATCGTCGGCGCGTCGCCGACAGTGACGATTGGCGGGGCACTGGTGATGGGTGTTTTCGGTACGTACCTGCTTAACATGATCCCGGCCACGCTCGCCGACCTGCATGGCGCCAACCGCGCCACCGCCGTAACCGAAGCCAATGTCGCTGCCAGCGTTGCTTCCACCCTGCCGCCGATCATCATCGGCCTGCTGGCCGGGACGGTCATCACCTGGCGCGGGGCCTTCTGGCTGGGGGTGGTCGCCTGGGCGACGGCGCTGCTGCTGGCCCGCCGGATCGCCCTGCCTGCACCAGTCCTCACGACCGGCCAGGCCGGGCGCGGGCCGCTGCCGCGCCGTTTCTGGCTGGTGTGGGTCATGATCGTGCTGCTGGTGGCGGCGGAATGGAGTGTGGTGGCCTGGAGCGCCGACTTCATGGCCGGGCCGGTCGGGCTGGACCGGGCGCTAGCCTCCGGGCTGATGACGGCCTTCTTCGGGGCGATGGTCGTCGGCCGCTTTGTCGGCAGCCGCCTGACCCGTCGCATGGACACAGCGACTCTGCTGCCGATGGCGCTGGCCCTGGGGATCAGCGGATTCCTGCTGTTCTGGCTGGCGCGGACCCCGGCGCTGAACGTGGTCGGTCTGTTCGCGGCAGGGCTGGGTGTAGCCAATCTTTTTCCCCTGTCGCTGGCCTGGGCGACCACCATTGCCGGTGACCAGACTGATCGGGCCAGCGCCCTGATCTCCCTGGCGGCAGGGTTGGCCATCCTGATCGCGCCGCAAACGCTGGGCGCTGCCGCTGACGCCATCGGCCTGGCGCGGGCGATGGGGCTGGTGGCGATCCTGCAGCTGGCGGCGGGGGGTGTGATGATCGCCGCCCGGCGGGAGCGGTAG
- a CDS encoding formate--tetrahydrofolate ligase, translated as MSDVKKMVPSDIEIAQAADLRPILEIAAKIGLTEEDLDLFGKYKAKVHLDVLKKFADRPQGKYIDVTAITPTPLGEGKTTTTVGLVQALGSELGKNVVACIRQPSMGPTFNIKGGAAGGGYSQIIPMEDFNLHLTGDIHAISVAHNLVAAAIDSRMYHESRQSDEGLAKRGLRRLDIDPATITWNRVVDVCDRSLREIQIGFNDDKLADGSPSPIFPRKTGFDITVASELMAILALTTGLKDLRERVGRVVFALDRQGKPITLEDLGVAGAVTVLLKDAIMPNLMQTLEGQPAFVHAGPFANIAHGNSSIIADQIALKLADYVVTESGFGADIGMEKFFDIKCRYSGLIPNVVVLVATVRALKMHGGGPKVTPGAPLAAEYTEENLELLEKGLENLGVHIRNARRFGVPVVVAVNSFATDTDAELEMIRRYAEGQGAYAAVKTTHWADGGAGARALAEAVVEACEQPSNFQFLYPLEWSIKQKIEHIAKEIYGAAGVTYEPLAEQQIAAYEKAGFGRLPICMAKTHLSLSHNPDLKGAPKGFTLPVREVRASVGAGFIYPLIGTMSTMPGMATHPAYMDIDIDLETGRIVGMF; from the coding sequence ATGAGCGACGTGAAGAAGATGGTGCCGAGCGATATCGAGATCGCCCAGGCCGCTGACCTGCGGCCCATTCTGGAGATAGCCGCCAAGATTGGCCTGACCGAAGAGGACCTGGACCTCTTCGGCAAATACAAGGCCAAAGTCCACCTCGACGTCCTGAAGAAGTTCGCCGACCGTCCCCAGGGCAAGTACATCGACGTTACTGCCATCACCCCCACCCCCCTTGGCGAGGGCAAGACCACCACTACTGTCGGCCTGGTGCAGGCGCTGGGCAGCGAACTGGGCAAGAACGTGGTCGCCTGTATCCGCCAGCCCAGCATGGGGCCGACCTTCAACATCAAAGGTGGGGCAGCGGGTGGCGGGTACAGCCAGATCATCCCCATGGAGGACTTCAATCTCCACCTGACTGGCGACATCCACGCTATCAGCGTGGCCCACAACCTGGTCGCCGCCGCAATCGACAGCCGCATGTATCATGAGAGCCGCCAGTCAGATGAGGGACTGGCCAAGCGTGGCCTGCGCCGCCTGGACATCGACCCGGCCACGATCACCTGGAACCGGGTGGTTGATGTCTGCGACCGCAGCCTGCGCGAGATCCAGATCGGTTTCAACGATGACAAGCTGGCCGATGGCTCCCCCAGCCCGATCTTCCCGCGCAAAACCGGCTTTGACATCACCGTGGCTAGCGAGCTGATGGCCATCCTGGCTCTGACCACCGGCCTCAAAGACCTGCGCGAGCGGGTTGGACGGGTCGTCTTTGCGCTGGACAGACAGGGTAAGCCGATCACCCTGGAAGACCTGGGTGTGGCCGGGGCGGTGACCGTCCTGCTCAAGGACGCCATCATGCCCAACCTGATGCAGACGCTGGAAGGCCAGCCCGCTTTTGTCCACGCCGGGCCGTTCGCCAATATCGCTCATGGCAACAGCAGCATCATTGCCGACCAGATCGCGCTCAAGCTGGCCGATTACGTGGTTACCGAAAGCGGCTTTGGTGCGGACATCGGCATGGAGAAGTTCTTCGACATCAAGTGCCGCTACTCTGGCCTGATCCCCAATGTGGTTGTGCTGGTTGCTACCGTCCGCGCCCTCAAGATGCATGGCGGCGGCCCCAAGGTCACGCCCGGCGCGCCGCTGGCCGCGGAATACACCGAAGAAAACCTGGAACTGCTGGAAAAGGGTCTGGAAAACCTGGGCGTGCACATCCGCAATGCCCGACGCTTTGGCGTCCCGGTGGTGGTGGCGGTCAACAGCTTCGCCACCGACACCGACGCCGAGCTGGAGATGATCCGCCGCTACGCCGAGGGACAGGGCGCCTATGCCGCTGTCAAGACTACTCACTGGGCCGATGGCGGGGCAGGGGCGCGGGCGCTAGCGGAGGCCGTCGTGGAAGCCTGCGAGCAGCCCAGCAACTTCCAGTTCCTCTACCCGTTGGAGTGGTCGATCAAGCAGAAAATCGAGCATATCGCCAAAGAAATTTACGGCGCAGCCGGGGTGACTTACGAACCACTGGCCGAGCAGCAAATCGCCGCCTACGAGAAGGCGGGCTTTGGCCGGTTGCCAATCTGCATGGCCAAGACCCACCTGAGCCTGAGCCATAATCCCGATCTCAAGGGCGCGCCGAAAGGCTTCACCCTGCCCGTGCGCGAGGTACGGGCCAGCGTTGGCGCGGGTTTCATTTACCCGCTGATCGGTACGATGAGCACCATGCCCGGCATGGCCACCCACCCAGCCTACATGGATATTGACATCGATCTGGAAACCGGCAGGATCGTCGGCATGTTCTAG
- a CDS encoding ABC transporter permease: MRALLNTRGGRLLPPLIFGLLLIVLWEAIYRSGLYPPFLVPAPAEVGGRLLSALADGTLLRHALVTLQAVLLGLFLGAGTALVLGYLIARSLLLERALTPYIVALQAVPTVAIAPLLVIWFGSGLTSKILICALIVFFPMLVNTIVGLRSVPADLRDLMRVLEASRWQTLRHLEAPAALPVLMGGLKVSATLSVIGAVVGEFVSARAGLGFLVNTSRNVFDTPLMIAATLTLAALALSLYGLVALLERRLIAWQRRSR; this comes from the coding sequence ATGCGCGCCCTGCTCAATACACGCGGTGGGCGGTTGTTGCCGCCGCTGATCTTCGGTTTGCTGCTGATTGTGCTCTGGGAAGCGATTTACCGGAGCGGGCTGTACCCGCCGTTTCTTGTCCCGGCCCCGGCGGAGGTTGGCGGGCGGTTGCTGAGTGCCCTCGCTGATGGCACGCTGCTCCGCCACGCGCTGGTGACGCTGCAGGCTGTGCTGCTGGGCCTGTTCCTTGGGGCGGGCACGGCCCTGGTGCTGGGCTATCTGATCGCCCGCAGCCTGTTGCTGGAACGCGCACTGACGCCTTACATCGTCGCCCTGCAGGCCGTGCCGACGGTGGCCATCGCCCCGTTGCTGGTGATCTGGTTTGGCTCCGGGCTGACCAGCAAAATCCTGATCTGCGCCCTGATTGTCTTCTTCCCCATGCTAGTCAACACGATCGTCGGCCTGCGGAGCGTCCCGGCTGACCTGCGCGACCTGATGCGCGTGCTGGAGGCCTCCCGCTGGCAGACATTACGCCACCTGGAAGCGCCCGCCGCGCTGCCCGTCCTGATGGGCGGGCTGAAGGTTAGCGCTACGCTCTCGGTGATCGGCGCGGTGGTGGGAGAATTCGTCAGCGCGCGGGCCGGGCTGGGCTTTCTGGTCAACACGTCGCGCAACGTATTCGATACGCCGCTGATGATCGCGGCTACCCTCACGCTGGCGGCCCTGGCTCTCAGCCTGTACGGGCTGGTCGCCCTGCTGGAACGGCGACTGATCGCCTGGCAGCGGCGGTCCCGCTAG
- a CDS encoding beta-lactamase family protein, with protein MTTDARQILNDTLAAGLDAAAPAIVLAVYHRGQLVYERACGYLDPETARQPTRSDTLFDLASVTKLFTTTAFLMLLAEGRVALEGRVADVIPELTRYGPRPIEGGQNPHTLERLPAEHPTDRRVDPGAITFFHLLTHTSGLAPWRDLFLNVGPTPPPPGQPDPLPHRARLEKALDLIAGYPFVDEPGRTVNYSDLGLILLGEAVRRLDGAETLAETIAARVTGPLGLTQTTFNPLDTARCAPTEFDARWRGRRCQGEVHDENAASLGGIAGHAGLFSTAAELARFGQQWLDAVRGRAPDWLPPAIARQATRRQAGDRGLGWTIRPQPCGECSAGERFSPASFGHTGFTGTSLWIDPERELVAALLTNRVYHGRDPAAITAFRPRVHDALCAWLDS; from the coding sequence ATGACCACCGACGCTCGTCAGATCCTGAATGACACCCTGGCCGCCGGGCTGGATGCTGCCGCACCCGCTATCGTCCTGGCTGTCTATCACCGCGGCCAGCTCGTCTATGAGCGTGCCTGCGGCTACCTGGATCCGGAAACTGCTCGCCAGCCGACCCGATCTGATACCCTCTTTGACCTGGCCTCGGTGACCAAGCTGTTCACCACCACGGCCTTCCTGATGCTGCTGGCGGAGGGTCGCGTCGCGCTTGAGGGGCGGGTTGCTGACGTGATCCCAGAGTTGACCCGCTATGGCCCACGCCCGATTGAAGGCGGCCAGAACCCCCACACCTTGGAACGCTTGCCGGCTGAACACCCCACCGATCGGCGCGTCGATCCCGGCGCAATCACGTTCTTCCACCTGCTGACCCACACCTCCGGCCTGGCTCCCTGGCGCGACCTGTTCCTGAACGTCGGGCCAACACCGCCCCCGCCCGGCCAGCCTGACCCGCTTCCCCATCGGGCGCGGCTGGAGAAAGCGCTTGATCTGATCGCCGGGTATCCCTTTGTGGACGAGCCGGGCCGGACGGTCAACTACAGCGACCTGGGCCTGATCCTGCTGGGGGAGGCCGTCCGGCGGCTGGACGGCGCGGAGACGCTGGCGGAGACCATCGCCGCGCGGGTGACCGGCCCGCTGGGCCTGACCCAGACTACCTTTAACCCCCTTGATACTGCCCGCTGCGCACCGACGGAGTTCGATGCCCGCTGGCGCGGGCGACGTTGCCAGGGCGAGGTACATGATGAGAACGCCGCCAGCCTGGGCGGGATCGCCGGACATGCCGGGCTGTTCAGTACAGCGGCGGAGCTGGCCCGCTTTGGCCAGCAGTGGCTGGACGCCGTCCGTGGGCGCGCCCCGGACTGGCTGCCGCCCGCCATCGCCCGGCAGGCGACGCGCCGCCAGGCCGGGGACCGCGGCCTGGGCTGGACGATCCGCCCGCAGCCGTGCGGCGAATGTTCTGCCGGGGAGCGTTTCAGCCCGGCCAGCTTCGGCCACACCGGCTTCACCGGTACATCGTTATGGATCGATCCGGAGCGTGAGCTGGTGGCCGCGCTGCTGACCAACCGTGTCTACCATGGCCGCGACCCGGCGGCGATCACCGCCTTCCGCCCGCGCGTCCATGACGCCCTATGCGCCTGGCTGGACTCATGA
- the trxA gene encoding thioredoxin gives MLALVPVPAGVEEPPAPPAANDKPVHVTAETFVEKVLKSPIPVIVDFWADWCQPCKMVAPILDKLAKEYAGKVRIAKVDVDANPELAGQFNIRSIPTLMFVKNGKILGQSAGAAPEAALRDVIQQLIALQV, from the coding sequence ATGCTGGCGCTGGTGCCCGTCCCCGCCGGGGTGGAGGAACCGCCCGCGCCGCCCGCCGCGAATGACAAACCCGTTCATGTCACGGCGGAGACCTTTGTGGAGAAGGTGCTCAAAAGCCCGATCCCGGTGATCGTTGACTTCTGGGCGGACTGGTGCCAGCCCTGTAAGATGGTTGCGCCCATCCTGGACAAACTGGCCAAAGAATACGCCGGCAAGGTGCGCATCGCCAAAGTGGATGTCGACGCCAACCCTGAGCTGGCCGGACAATTCAACATCCGCAGCATCCCGACGCTGATGTTCGTCAAGAATGGCAAGATCCTCGGCCAATCCGCCGGGGCTGCTCCAGAAGCAGCCCTGCGTGACGTGATCCAGCAACTGATCGCGCTGCAGGTATAG
- a CDS encoding methyltransferase domain-containing protein has translation MPSGSAPLAAARGEPSYVWRAGQERRLALINRHAPLTGRRVLEVGCGLGMYTAQYRRRFNAEVEAFDVEFARVAQARATTPHALIAAGEAMPYAANTFDVVIANEVIEHVADDRATVAEMVRVCRPGGRIVIFCPNRWYPVEQHGHYWRGQYHFGNTPLINYLPDRWRNRLAPHVRTYTRRSLLCLLAGQPVRIVHYTRIFGGYDNIIARAGAAGRLLRGILYALEKTPLRVLGLSHLLVVEKL, from the coding sequence ATGCCATCCGGCTCCGCGCCGCTGGCCGCCGCCCGTGGCGAGCCGAGTTACGTCTGGCGAGCCGGTCAGGAACGGCGGCTGGCCCTGATCAACCGCCACGCCCCCCTGACCGGTCGCCGGGTGCTGGAAGTAGGCTGCGGGCTGGGTATGTACACGGCCCAGTACCGTCGCCGCTTCAACGCTGAAGTCGAGGCTTTTGACGTGGAATTCGCCCGTGTGGCTCAGGCACGCGCCACCACGCCACACGCCCTGATCGCCGCCGGAGAGGCGATGCCTTACGCAGCGAACACCTTCGACGTCGTGATCGCCAACGAGGTGATCGAGCATGTGGCCGATGACCGGGCGACGGTGGCCGAGATGGTGCGCGTCTGCCGCCCCGGCGGGCGGATCGTGATCTTCTGCCCCAACCGCTGGTACCCGGTCGAGCAACACGGTCACTACTGGCGCGGCCAGTACCACTTCGGCAACACGCCGCTGATCAACTATCTGCCCGATCGGTGGCGCAATCGCCTGGCGCCCCACGTGCGGACCTACACCCGGCGTTCCCTGCTGTGCCTGCTGGCGGGCCAGCCGGTTCGGATCGTGCACTATACGCGCATCTTTGGCGGCTACGACAACATCATCGCCCGCGCCGGGGCGGCTGGCCGTCTGCTGCGCGGCATCCTCTACGCGCTGGAAAAGACGCCTCTGCGTGTGCTGGGGCTGAGTCACCTGCTGGTGGTGGAAAAACTGTGA
- a CDS encoding zinc ribbon domain-containing protein yields MSQEQLQRVQELIASGRYAEARAILQTIDHPDAARLLETLAAMEQATGQQAAEDDRQPGPTPGGDLLTRLQQRRRAVERRAPLRTEADGSRVYDAGTYQMLWDCQYCGTTGLLGLTHRFCPNCGAAQNPDSRYYPAEDAMVAVEDHEYVGADLICPSCDALNSGKAEFCGNCGAPLTAAARAKTLEAQTRAEGEKFASSGSRDVVKEKFEAEMTRVGVRKPDAARRTPAWLPIALIVLAVVICGGIAASLLITRDTSVTLIGHRWAREIRIEEYAAVSDSAWCNSLPAGAYSISRRQEVRDYRQVPDGEECSTVRVDNGDGTFRMEQRCQTRYRSEPVYDDKCYFTINRWTYRRAATAGGQRLEEPYWPQLTLACANQVSLGCEREAGRSEQYILIFRVAESDTTYECPVAYEIWRGAALDSRWNLEVGAVLGDARCDSLQRAE; encoded by the coding sequence ATGTCCCAGGAGCAGTTACAGCGCGTTCAGGAGCTGATCGCCAGCGGGCGTTATGCTGAAGCGCGGGCCATCCTGCAGACCATCGATCATCCCGATGCCGCCCGCCTGCTGGAGACGCTCGCCGCTATGGAACAGGCTACCGGTCAGCAGGCCGCGGAAGATGACCGGCAACCCGGCCCGACTCCGGGCGGCGATCTGCTGACCCGCCTGCAGCAACGCCGCCGGGCGGTCGAACGGCGCGCCCCGCTCCGCACCGAAGCCGATGGCAGCCGTGTCTACGACGCTGGCACCTACCAGATGTTATGGGATTGCCAGTACTGCGGAACAACCGGCCTGCTCGGCCTGACCCACCGCTTTTGCCCCAATTGCGGCGCGGCCCAGAACCCGGACTCGCGCTACTACCCGGCGGAAGACGCGATGGTCGCTGTGGAAGACCACGAGTATGTTGGCGCGGACCTGATCTGCCCCTCCTGCGACGCGCTCAACAGCGGCAAAGCCGAATTCTGTGGCAATTGCGGCGCGCCGCTGACCGCCGCCGCCCGCGCCAAAACACTGGAGGCGCAAACCCGCGCCGAGGGCGAGAAGTTTGCCTCCAGCGGCTCCCGCGATGTGGTCAAGGAGAAGTTCGAGGCGGAAATGACCCGCGTCGGAGTCCGTAAGCCGGATGCCGCCCGGCGGACGCCCGCCTGGTTGCCGATCGCCTTGATTGTACTGGCGGTGGTTATCTGCGGTGGGATCGCGGCCTCATTGCTGATCACCAGAGATACGTCGGTGACGCTGATCGGCCATCGCTGGGCGCGCGAGATTCGCATCGAGGAGTACGCCGCGGTTAGTGACTCGGCCTGGTGCAATTCGCTGCCCGCCGGCGCATACAGCATCAGCCGCCGCCAGGAGGTACGCGATTACCGCCAGGTGCCGGACGGCGAAGAGTGTTCGACGGTGCGCGTGGACAACGGCGATGGCACCTTCCGCATGGAGCAGCGCTGCCAGACCCGCTACCGCAGCGAGCCAGTTTACGACGATAAGTGCTACTTTACGATCAACCGGTGGACTTACCGGCGGGCGGCCACCGCTGGTGGGCAGCGGCTGGAGGAGCCATACTGGCCGCAGCTGACCCTGGCCTGCGCCAACCAGGTCAGCCTGGGCTGCGAACGCGAGGCCGGACGGAGCGAACAGTATATCTTGATCTTCCGCGTGGCGGAGAGTGACACCACCTACGAGTGTCCGGTGGCGTATGAGATCTGGCGCGGGGCGGCGCTGGATTCCCGCTGGAATCTGGAAGTTGGCGCGGTACTGGGCGATGCCCGTTGCGACTCGCTCCAGCGCGCCGAGTGA
- a CDS encoding alanine--glyoxylate aminotransferase family protein, which produces MTTQRDHERLYNPGPVEVRREILEAQTAWMIGHRGKAFADLYARLQGPLMRSFGGGPAHRVYIYTSSGSGIWESASRCAVRDDQPILHLVNGAFSERWAEVSKANGKQVDVIEVPWGQAVTAEMVAERLRARHYDAVAVTYNETSTGVLGPLPEIAEVVRHYPDTLLLVDAVSCWLGTEIEAEKWGIDLALASSQKAFALPPGIAFGAVSDRLLVRASEIPFRGYYFDVLTLEQHHLKNNTPATPPISLMFAAERQFRDIEAEGYTARYDRHRALAARTREWAVSRGFELFSAEGYHSPTVTTIKNTRGIDFAAMKAFLSARKMMVGSGYGKIKNETFRIAHMGDLQAEHMEELFAALDEFLGM; this is translated from the coding sequence ATGACTACCCAACGCGATCACGAGCGCCTTTACAATCCTGGCCCTGTGGAAGTGCGGCGCGAGATTCTGGAAGCGCAGACTGCCTGGATGATCGGCCACCGGGGCAAGGCCTTCGCTGATCTCTATGCCCGGCTACAGGGGCCGCTGATGCGTTCCTTTGGCGGGGGGCCTGCCCACCGTGTCTACATCTATACCTCGTCCGGCTCCGGCATCTGGGAGAGCGCCAGCCGTTGCGCCGTCCGCGATGATCAGCCGATTCTGCACCTGGTCAACGGCGCCTTTAGCGAGCGCTGGGCCGAGGTCAGCAAGGCCAACGGTAAGCAGGTCGACGTGATTGAAGTCCCCTGGGGGCAGGCCGTCACCGCGGAGATGGTCGCTGAACGGCTCCGCGCCAGGCACTACGACGCCGTGGCCGTCACCTATAACGAGACGAGCACCGGCGTGCTCGGCCCGCTGCCGGAGATTGCCGAGGTCGTCCGCCATTACCCGGACACGCTGCTGCTGGTTGATGCGGTGTCCTGCTGGCTGGGGACGGAGATCGAAGCCGAGAAATGGGGCATCGACCTGGCCCTGGCTTCCTCGCAGAAAGCGTTTGCCCTGCCGCCGGGGATCGCCTTCGGCGCGGTCAGCGACCGCCTGCTGGTGCGGGCCAGCGAAATTCCCTTCCGCGGCTACTACTTTGACGTCCTGACGCTGGAACAGCATCACCTCAAGAACAACACCCCGGCCACACCGCCGATCAGCCTGATGTTCGCTGCTGAGCGCCAGTTCAGGGACATCGAAGCGGAAGGCTACACCGCCCGCTACGATCGCCACCGCGCCCTGGCCGCCCGTACCCGCGAGTGGGCTGTCAGCCGCGGCTTTGAGCTGTTCAGCGCGGAAGGCTATCACAGCCCGACCGTCACCACCATCAAGAACACCCGCGGGATTGACTTCGCTGCAATGAAAGCCTTCCTCTCCGCCCGCAAGATGATGGTGGGCAGCGGCTACGGCAAGATCAAGAACGAGACGTTCCGCATCGCCCATATGGGCGACCTCCAGGCCGAACACATGGAAGAACTGTTTGCCGCGCTGGACGAATTCCTGGGTATGTGA